The region ATGCATCGTGATCTTCATCATCatgatcatcttcatgtgaacCTTTTCTTCCATCATTGGTTTCATGATCGTCTCTGGTTTTAAGAGCTATTCGAAGAGATCGCTGGAGTTCCAGATCAGGAGGAAGATGGAGACGATTTCCGTTATGATACGAACACATTTCTTCATAATATAAGTGTTTTGAGCTTAAAATTTTCCGAACTTCTTCTTTTCCTTTATCAGAAACATGATCCATTATATCAAGAAGAGAAGGGTTTTCAACAACTTCACAAGAAGTGCCTCTACCGAGAATTTCGTTAAGTCTTTTGTACCTTTTGTTAAGATCGTTGAACTTATCTTCACACTGTTGAGGTGAAACGAAATGACCCCTTTCAGCCATCACTTTTGACACGGATTTCCACTTACCTTTTTTCTGTAGATTTGAGTATTTTCTTCTAGATCCGCCGCCGTATTCCATGGCAGCATCTTCACCTATGTAAGAAACAGCGGTTATCAGAAGCCTAACCATGGGGTCACTCCATTTTACTCGTTGCCATGGCGACATGCTTTTGCCTCTGGTATCATCGTGTCTGCTATCGTGGCCATCTTCTGCAAAGCTTGGTTCGTCTTCATCGCTAATTGAACTCTTTCCCCTTTCCCCTTTTGAGAAATCTACTAGAGATATGGTTTGGGTATGGCGGTCGCAGTCTTGAATCGCTCCCATACGAAGAGGGAAATTCTCGTGAATCGAAGGATGAATTTGTTGTCTATTGGATTGGGgttgatgaagatgatgttgatgAAGTGTGAAAGGGTTATTATgttgttgatgatgaactcgCATGGAATTTTGTAAATCGAAACTTCCTCCCGCACCAGAAATCATATTCCCAGATGATAAATTGCCATCCATTGATATCTCGAAGAGAATcttagatcaatctaaatccgaaaCGAGAAACACGAAAACCCTATTTTCGCCCTTGAAACACGCATCAAATTTACACTAGCCGAAAATTCAGCTAAAGGAACACAAAACCCATGTCCTAAACCTAATCAATCACCAAGAAATCCATCTTTCTCGAGTAAATTTCTGTACTTTACTACTCAGGGAGCATAAAGCGCAAATCCTTTCTTACTTGAACACATCCTAGAGACGTTATCCACCGCCTTGCTTTAGTACCATCAAAAAccgaaaattaaacaaaaaattgaTCCAGATACTAAACTGGATTAAACCCACTCAAGAAACTAAAGCACCCCTAAATTAAAGAGAAAAGGGAAGAGAAGAAGTGAAAGCTACTTGAACCCAAGAGAATAATCGAAGTAATTGAGCATAAAAGTGATATAGGAAACTTacaatgatgaagatgatgatgcaaTCAGAGAAATGGAAAGAGAATTGGAGACGGAGAGATCTGTATGATGAAATGACGAGGGTTTATTGCAGGTTCAATGAATGGAGGTGGACAGTGGGGTCCAGATTTAGCTCCGAGAAAGAAGCGTAAAAGGGGTAAAAGCCAAAAGAGGGTATGTGACAAGTGCCAGCAAACTCCATGGAATCCCCAAAACCCCAAAACTAAACAAAAGTGGTGGGATGAACACAAAAGAAAGCcacagataaaaaaaaaaaaaaaaaaaaaaaaaaaacatttttagttTGAAAGTTTTACCGTTTACAAGTACTGTATTTTATAATCAGAATAGATTTTTCCTGTGCTTATTGATTGTTCAAAACTATAATATAAATAATACATGAATACGATTATAAAAACAAACACATAACTGATGTTATTCTTTTTTAGTGGAATCAACCAAAATCAGCAGAAAGTTTTGTCTACATCTTAAATCATCGATATGCCTACTTTGCCATCTAAGACTATCTTTATTTTTTtcctaaataaaaataaaaataaataaataaattaaataatattttatttctaACCCTACTATATTTTTATATCTTTTTTAACCCTAAAAATATAttcataatatattttatttttgttagttATATAGATTTTCAACAAATATCATCTACTAATTAGTTTTTAACAAATGTAtactatatattttttattacaataatattataatatatgtTATCATAAAACTATTATAAAATAATTGTTCGTGTATAGAGAAGTTGAATTAATTATTGATTTATTgaaaaaataatcaaataaatatgattatatttataatatatttttaaacaaatattatacacgtattttatataaataatacaattgaaaaaaatcaaaaaaataatacatatatatgcaTTGAAATAAATTTCTCATAAATAATCTAGTAACGCATTTAGTAGACTAAAGTGAGTTTCTTTAcaagtttatattaatattaatacttTTATACCGAGAAAATATTGTAGGAATTAATTGTTTTCATCCATCTTTGTTTCCACGTCTATCGGTGGTGACACTTCTTTTACAACTTCAATTGGAACGTCAAGATCATGTTCAACATCAATTATCATATTATGTAAAATAATACTAAATGTAATCATTGTATCATGTAATATttgatattttattagaatatgttATGGTATTTATACAATATAtttcaatttaaaacttttataaaatatgttatCGTTTTTCAAGTTTTTAGTATGTATTAAATTTTATATGAATTTGATACAGAAATATTAAACCTTACACTTATGATTAGttaatattaatataatttaatataaaatgcaaatattaatattatatttaaatgatTACTAGTAGATAATAAAATAGAAGTGTATAAATAAGAAAAGGACTAAAATCGATAACTtcgttatttaaaaaataaatagtaTTCATTTATATGGAGAGAAATATCATTTATATCTCAAAAGGTCGGAAGGATAATGGAATTTGAGGtcatagaaaataaattataaactttcaactataaaaaaatattatcctAAAGCATTTCCGAAAAATTGTTACtataaaacatgcaaaagttaatataatattacaaattGGATAGAAGGAAATTCCATTTGAAAAAACATCTAAGAACTATTATttagtatttatttttattaatgaaaactattatatatttattttataatatatatttatttttctatatgtcttttatgtcattttaagTTTTTCTGGTTAGTTTCTCAGCTATTTTTATTAAACATTAATTTTTATGAACTAACAATAAATTTTCAACTAATTTGTTATTTGTTAAACATAATTTTAGAGGTAAAAACAATTATGTTAGTTTTAACAACAAAGTTAGGTGCACCATGGGCGACCAATATTAATAAGGATCTACAATAACTTTGTAAGcccaatatatatgtatattaaaatATAAGTTGTGATTTATGAAAGcccttaaaatgaaataaatctaACTACCAAGTCTACCGTAATTTAAAAATAGGTCAAAATAGGTAAAAGATGCACAACTTTTAAATTGTAAGACACGCGAGTGTGGGCAACGTTCTTATGACGTTATCTGACGTGGCATGCCCATAACGACGTCATAATACGGAAACACCGCCCCAGACTCTCGTTATGGGGCGTTACGCCAAGACACGTGACCATGGTAACGTATCGTAACATCATTTTTTCTACCGTCGCATTTTCTTTTCTGTTGAAAAACGATAATATTAACATTTAAAAAAGgtgaattgaaaaaaaaatactacTTAATTTTTCTAAACTATATCAATaaatatatatctcattttaCACTTCTATTTCTCTATATCTATCTCTATTTCTTTTCTTACCATTCAAAACAAAAAAACCACTATGGATAAAAACCCGAATACCCCTCCTCCGAACACAAACACATCCGCTCCATTAGGTTTTATGGGATACGAGAGATACATGAACCTTCTAAACTCCCAAAACTCACCACAAATTCAATATTCCGGCAATTTTTTCAATCCCGCCTCACCCCCACTATAATTCTTTACCTCGCCATTTATGCAACAAAATGCAAACACTCAACAAAACTTTTTAACATATTCGGTCCCATGCGCCAAACAGTCATACAACCCCCACCCACGCAAGAAACCGTTGTCGATACGCAAGCCGGGGGTAGTCAGAAAGCATCGGGAAAAAAGGGAGACAAAAAAAGGGAAAGAGGTCGTGGTCGGGGAGGAAGAAATGAAAGCAACTCCAACATGGTGGACACCAGAGGAAGAGCATGCGTTGGCGTCGACTTGGTGCGGTACTTCAAAACAACCAACTATGGGGAACGATATAAAGAGAGTTGCTTTTTGGGATATCGTAATTGTCAAATTCAGCACAATTTTGAACAAGGGTGACACATATCGCAATAATGATATGTTTACTAGCAAGTGGACTAAAATTAGTCGGAAGGGCACCAAATTCAATTCCATATATAACAAACTCTCTTCGCAATGTCAAAGTGGTGCcaatgattttgatgtgtttagagCCGTGAGGGAGGAATATCACGTGCAAAAGGAGCACGTATTTGAGTATGAAAAAGTATGGGACATAGTGAGGAAAGATCCAAAATGGATGAAAACGCCAACATCATCGGAACAGCAATCAAAGAGGTCTcgtggttcgggttcggttgacgTTTCCGACGGACACACGAACATCGACCTCAACGCAGACACCGATGAGATCCCGGATGAGTTTGTTGACATCGAGGAAATCTCTCCGCCACGACGACCGATGGGGCGCGACAAAGCCAAGCGCGCGTAATGACATGCACAAGAGAATGAAAGTCGGCTTCGAGAGCACGacgaaatgaaaaaaaattcGACACCCACACGGAAATCGCAAATAAAAGATATGAATTGCAACAGGAGCATTTGGATTTCTTTCGTAAAGAAGTCGAAGAAGATCGTATATCGAAGGATTTGACAATTCTTACGACAAACAAAGCAAATTTACCATCGAGACGAGCTGAAGTGATACGGATGATAAAGACAAAGATCGAGAGCAAATACTTGGACGAAGAATAGTTTGtcgctgttttttttttttaattattaggactatcgtgtgttttttttttcaaatttttttttgtttgtatgGTATTTTTAATTTACTAtttaatgaaattatgttttattaatttatatgttttttttatagatatatgacataaataaaaaaaataaaacaaattagaataatagaaattaaaaacattaaaaaaaataaaaaaataaataaaaaataaaatgtgtTATCCCATGTTATTTGGTGTTGCCCATTTTCACTTTTGTTGTTATAACACCAAATTGTGACTAAAATGATGAGGTGAACAATTTGGATGTGATaacatttaataacatgttgcccACACCTAGTAGTCTAAAGATTGCGATCATTTAAAAAATGAAGCATCCGTCAAGTGATTGGGGAAGCAACAATAATCTTTGAACAAATCTTGACCTTATAAAACTAGTTGATTTTCTATTGAAATCGACAACgtgtttaattatattattttcgtTTCAATTTTCATTGGTTCAATCGACTGATATGTAAAGATGCAAAACTGAAAAGCGAAACATAAGACTTGGTTATTCTTATTTATACTTACCAATTTAATTTAGTTGATATGATGATATCGTATCATATAATATTTGCTATTAGTGGAAGTTATTATGTGTTTAAGTTGTTTTGCCATATATATAGTtgtattattttatttatgtatagtattttatatattgtatttagtAAATTAACGTAACCTAGTGTGTTGTGCAGAATACAATTATAATGCTAAAATAATCATgagtaaaatttaaaaatatattgaaaTTTgcgttttacttttgtttttggACATTAACTGAATTAACACACGATTTCGTTAACTTTAAAACCATCTAACATAACATAGTataaatatttcaaaacattGTTTTGAGTTTTATAATATCCATAAATatcatcaattttttttataacattaatataatcaaaatgtttttttaatatttgttttcTACTATCCAATAATATTTTTAGGATACAAAAAGTTGTTTTGAATGACCTATTGATAATTAATATTAACCAAATAAATTttgtattatattatttttattatatcaaaaCATCTAAAGTTTTagatatgaactttcaaatattaaacactgaaattatgatatatatatactaaagtcccaatattttcgtCGACTTGACACGAAAGTcctaaactaattttttttttttgacactaAAGTCTTAATTATCGACAATTATTGACACGATTACCCTTTTTTGTCGGTGCAGCCGGTTTACTTGGTGATGTGGCACCAAATGCTTACGTAGACCACTTATTCATTAAACGAGAGGCTTATGTAGAGTTTTCGATGCCCAaatttgaaacgacccaaaatacaacccaaaaatttttgttttaatattactaaaaaccacaacatcaattgttatataataaaaccatgaatcGTATGTCTCAAAATTCCATAATAAATGTATCAATTCAAAACTGAagttaatatcatatcaaaatatctgaataaaactcccaggaataaactgcaattgtggtgtgtgccatgccatcaaccTGAACTCTTCTCCTTGtaagcagaagtacctgaaacaaaaactgaaactgtaagcacaaagcttagtgagctcccccaaactaccacgtaCCATACAttaacatataaacaactattgggccttgcccactacatcggaccgaagtccggaaactgcatcggaccgaagtccggaactaaccatgGCATTGCCCTCTGTATcgaaccgaagtctggaactgactgagaccccgtcccctacatcggaccgaagtccggaactaactgaatcggactgaagtctggaactaactgggaccccgtcccctgcattggaccgaagtccggaactaactgcatcggaccgaagtccggaattgacTGGGACCTCGTCCCCTACATCAGTCTGAAGTCCataaactgactgaacatagcatagcataaacatatcaactagcatgaatacatatactgcatattgcatcggaacatagtccggaacacataacacaaaacatgcttgaatcacaaagacatcaagcactctaactactgcatcagaccgaggtccggaactactgctaactaaacgggtcggcattgtggtcgtagacctgttcctactggaaggaaactcacctcacactgctgaagtcgtgtagacacaatcccacactgctgaaatcccgcagactcaaccccagctgctggatgacagattcccgaactgtcaacaccaaaataacacccaatgaataattgggttccaactcataaccataagtccatacttgggtaaaagactactttacccttatcttagcttgactcaagcccaaggcccaatccaaaggcccaaaagtctaataatggaccaaggctcaactatggcccatctatggcccaattttcccaattgggcccaatccttcatatgggccttaccctaaagcccaactaattactctagtccatttaaTTACTCTTGGATGGCCCAATATTATCTCAATCAtcaagcccaatagaaaggcccacttaaggcccaagtgaaattagggtttcacataaaattgacaattagggttaagtgtttctcacttaacccattaaggacttaatccattaagtcctttactatACTAGATAAGTAATATGTGATATTTAggcttaatacacaatccaatcccaatagCTCAAAAGTGGGTCCGAATAAGTCCAAGGCTCAaatactcacaattagggttttccacccaaacatggcacaataggcccaaaactaatctctaagcccattaAGGTTTGCTAGTGGGGCACtacccactaccacctcaggtagtggtggtcaatggcggcacacggcggcggccaccaccttacggtggtgattattattattttttattattcgtttgGTAAATACAATTACAATGCTTTAATCCAAAATAACCATACACACTAACTATCATAaatactcacacacacacacacaaccaccataGTG is a window of Lactuca sativa cultivar Salinas chromosome 1, Lsat_Salinas_v11, whole genome shotgun sequence DNA encoding:
- the LOC111906507 gene encoding uncharacterized protein LOC111906507; this encodes MDGNLSSGNMISGAGGSFDLQNSMRVHHQQHNNPFTLHQHHLHQPQSNRQQIHPSIHENFPLRMGAIQDCDRHTQTISLVDFSKGERGKSSISDEDEPSFAEDGHDSRHDDTRGKSMSPWQRVKWSDPMVRLLITAVSYIGEDAAMEYGGGSRRKYSNLQKKGKWKSVSKVMAERGHFVSPQQCEDKFNDLNKRYKRLNEILGRGTSCEVVENPSLLDIMDHVSDKGKEEVRKILSSKHLYYEEMCSYHNGNRLHLPPDLELQRSLRIALKTRDDHETNDGRKGSHEDDHDDEDHDAYMDDHDHDHDHDEYDDHHPHHHGLQLDPRTGYGAGGVGEGSSKRAKQCENFSSQAKNLQGDMSQGVTEGMKTNMLQDQWMKHRLLQLEEQKIQIQSQMLELEKERFKWQRFRRKKDRELESMRMENERMKLENEQMSLELKRKEMGSDLN